One Leopardus geoffroyi isolate Oge1 chromosome B1, O.geoffroyi_Oge1_pat1.0, whole genome shotgun sequence DNA window includes the following coding sequences:
- the TLR6 gene encoding toll-like receptor 6, translated as MTKDKESITRSFCFVYILTLIVGTIIQFSDESEFAVDMSKMKLTHVPKDLSPKTKVLDISQNYISKLHISDISYLLGLEVLTLSYNRLQCIDFSIFKFNQDLEYLDLSHNQLQKTSCHLIRSLKHLDLSFNDFDVLPICKEFGNLTQLNFLGLSGTRLRQLDLLPIAHLHLSHILLDLEGYYAKESETESLQILNTKTLHLVFHPNQLFSVQVNISVNSLRCLQLTNIKLNNDNCQILIKFLSELIRGPTLLNFTLKHVETTWKCLVRVFQFLWPKPVEYLNIYNLIIVESIDEEDFTYSKTALKALKIEHVTNRVFIYSQTVLYTFFSEMNIMMLTLSDTPFIHMLCPQTSSTFKFLNFTQNVFTDSVFQNCPKLVRLETLILRKNKLKGLYNIGLMTKHMTSLEILDVSWNSLEYDRHDGNCTWGGSIVVLNLSSNILTDSVFRCLPPKVKVLDLYDNRIRSIPKLIMKLEALQELNVASNSLAHLPDCGAFSSLSVLIIDHNSISNPSADFFHSCQKIRSIRAGNNPFQCTCELREFIQNIGQVASEVIEGWPDSYKCDNPESYKGTPLKDFHVSQLSCNTALLLVTIGVTVLVLTVTVTALCMYFDLPWYLRMVCQWTQTRHRARNLPLEELQRTLQFHAFISYSEHDSSWVKNELVPYLEKEDLRICLHERNFVPGKSIVENIINCIEKSYKSIFVLSPNFVQSEWCHYELYFAHHNLFHEGSNNLILILLEPIPQNCIPSKYHKLKALMTQRTYLEWPKEKSKHGLFWANITAAFNMKLTLIAENNNAETYKKSGNSI; from the coding sequence ATGACCAAAGACAAAGAATCCATCACCAGAAGCTTTTGCTTTGTGTACATTTTGACCTTAATAGTTGGAACCATAATCCAGTTCTCTGATGAAAGTGAATTTGCAGTAGACATGTCGAAAATGAAACTTACGCATGTTCCAAAAGACCTGTCACCAAAAACCAAAGTCTTAGATATATCTCAAAACTACATATCTAAGCTTCACATCTCTGACATTAGCTATCTCTTAGGGCTGGAAGTTTTGACACTTTCCTATAATAGACTCCAGTGCATCGATTTTAGCATTTTCAAGTTCAACCAGGATTTGGAATATTTGGATTTATCTCACAATCAGTTGCAGAAGACCTCTTGCCACCTTATCAGGAGTCTCAAGCATTTAGACCTCTCATTCAATGACTTTGATGTCCTGCCCATCTGTAAGGAATTTGGCAACTTGACGCAACTGAATTTCTTAGGATTAAGTGGTACAAGGTTACGACAATTAGATCTGCTACCAATTGCTCATTTGCATCTAAGTCACATCCTTCTGGATTTAGAAGGTTATTATgcaaaagaaagtgaaacagaaagTCTTCAAATTCTGAATACAAAAACACTTCACCTTGTTTTTCACCCAAATCAGTTATTCTCTGTCCAAGTGAACATATCAGTTAACAGTTTAAGGTGCTTACAACTGACTAATATTAAATTGAATAACGACAACTGTCAAattctaattaaatttttatcAGAACTCATTAGAGGcccaactttactgaattttacTCTCAAACATGTGGAAACAACTTGGAAATGCCTGGTTagagtttttcaatttctttggccCAAACCTGTAGAATATCTCAATATTTACAATTTAATAATAGTTGAAAGCATTGATGAAGAAGATTTTACTTATTCTAAAACAGCACTGAAAGCGTTGAAAATAGAGCATGTTACAaacagagtttttatttattcacagacggtgttatatacatttttttctgagatgAACATTATGATGTTAACCCTATCAGATACACCTTTTATACACATGCTTTGTCCTCAGACATCAagcacatttaaatttttgaacttTACCCAGAATGTTTTCACAGACAGTGTATTTCAAAACTGTCCCAAACTAGTTAGATTGGAAACCCTTATCTTacgaaagaataaattaaaaggcCTTTACAATATAGGTCTCATGACTAAGCATATGACATCTTTGGAAATATTGGATGTTAGTTGGAATTCTTTGGAATATGATAGACATGATGGAAATTGCACTTGGGGTGGGAGTATAGTGGTGTTAAATTTGTCTTCAAATATACTTACTGACTCTGTTTTCAGATGTTTACCTCCTAAGGTCAAGGTACTTGATCTTTATGATAACCGAATAAGGAGCATTCCTAAACTAATCATGAAACTAGAAGCTTTGCAAGAACTCAATGTTGCCTCCAATTCCTTAGCCCACCTTCCTGACTGTGGAGCTTTTAGCAGCCTTTCTGTACTGATCATTGACCATAATTCAATTTCCAACCCATCAGCTGATTTCTTCCACAGCTGCCAGAAGATTAGGTCCATAAGAGCAGGGAACAATCCATTCCAATGCACCTGTGAGCTAAGAGAATTTATCCAGAATATAGGCCAAGTAGCAAGTGAAGTGATAGAGGGTTGGCCTGATTCTTATAAGTGTGACAATCCAGAAAGTTATAAGGGAACCCCACTAAAGGACTTTCATGTGTCTCAGTTATCCTGCAACACAGCTCTGCTGCTTGTCACCATTGGGGTCACTGTGCTGGTGTTGACTGTTACTGTGACTGCCCTCTGTATGTACTTTGATCTGCCCTGGTATCTCAGGATGGTGTGTCAGTGGACCCAGACCCGGCACAGGGCAAGGAACCTACCCTTAGAAGAACTCCAAAGAACCCTTCAGTTCCATGCTTTTATTTCATACAGTGAACACGATTCTTCCTGGGTGAAGAATGAACTGGTACCTTACCTAGAAAAAGAAGACCTAAGGATTTGTCTCCATGAGAGAAACTTTGTTCCTGGCAAGAGCATTGTGGAAAATATCATTAACTGCATTGAGAAAAGTTACAAGTCCATCTTTGTTTTGTCTCCCAACTTTGTTCAGAGTGAGTGGTGTCATTATGAACTCTACTTTGCTCATCACAATCTCTTTCATGAAGGATCTAATAATTTAATCCTGATCTTGCTGGAACCCATTCCACAGAACTGCATTCCCAGCAAGTATCACAAGCTGAAGGCTCTCATGACACAGCGGACTTACTTGGAATGGCCCAAGGAGAAGAGCAAACATGGACTTTTTTGGGCTAATATTACAGCTGCTTTTAACATGAAGTTGACATTAATTGCTGAAAACAATAATGCAGAAACTtataaaaaatcaggaaattcaATTTAA